A single window of Brevundimonas vitisensis DNA harbors:
- a CDS encoding endo-1,4-beta-xylanase — translation MTTRRALLTAPLALAACERFATAAPVPAAIPPLKAAPFPVGTAFKTDHIADPAWVALARTHISQLTPEWEMKMEYILADGLARPRFDGPDRLAAWAKAEGLPMHGHTLIWYAQGEEAFTGLDNAAFDRAFDGYIATVAGRYRGIARSWDVVNEPILDDGSGLRDCHWSRRYGQDGYILRAFEKAQAADPDAILFLNDYNLEGIPAKGTQYLKLVERLLKAGCPLQGLGTQSHLWIDMPDGVIAAFIRELAQFGLPIHVSELDVTLRTDNPLDLRSIAERMARQVDRVTELAEAFVALPAAQRFAFTVWGLRDTDSWYRQGEKDDGKDRPLPFDGAGNANPMAVVLSRAFRAAT, via the coding sequence ATGACCACGCGCCGCGCCCTGCTGACCGCCCCTCTTGCATTGGCAGCCTGCGAGCGTTTCGCCACAGCGGCCCCTGTTCCGGCCGCCATTCCTCCGTTGAAGGCGGCCCCCTTCCCGGTTGGGACGGCGTTCAAGACCGATCACATCGCCGATCCGGCCTGGGTCGCCCTGGCCCGGACCCACATCTCCCAGCTGACGCCGGAATGGGAGATGAAGATGGAATACATCCTGGCCGATGGACTGGCCCGTCCCCGGTTCGATGGTCCCGACCGCCTGGCCGCCTGGGCCAAGGCGGAGGGCCTGCCCATGCATGGCCACACCCTGATCTGGTATGCCCAGGGTGAGGAAGCCTTCACCGGCCTGGACAACGCCGCCTTCGACCGGGCCTTCGACGGCTATATCGCCACGGTGGCCGGCCGCTATCGCGGGATCGCGCGCAGCTGGGACGTGGTCAATGAGCCGATCCTGGACGACGGCTCGGGCCTGCGCGACTGTCACTGGTCGCGGCGCTATGGCCAGGACGGCTATATCCTGCGGGCCTTTGAAAAGGCCCAGGCCGCCGATCCCGATGCGATCCTGTTCCTGAACGACTACAATCTGGAAGGCATACCGGCCAAGGGAACGCAGTATCTGAAGCTGGTCGAGCGGCTGCTGAAGGCGGGATGCCCGCTGCAGGGCCTGGGCACCCAGTCGCATCTGTGGATCGACATGCCCGACGGCGTGATCGCGGCCTTCATCCGTGAACTGGCCCAGTTCGGCCTGCCCATCCATGTGTCGGAACTGGACGTCACCCTGCGCACCGACAATCCGCTGGATCTGCGCTCGATCGCCGAGCGGATGGCGCGCCAGGTCGATCGCGTCACCGAACTGGCCGAAGCCTTCGTCGCCCTGCCGGCCGCCCAGCGGTTCGCCTTCACCGTCTGGGGCCTGCGCGACACCGACAGCTGGTATCGCCAGGGCGAAAAGGACGACGGCAAGGACCGCCCCCTGCCCTTCGACGGCGCCGGAAATGCCAACCCGATGGCGGTGGTCCTGTCACGAGCGTTCAGGGCGGCAACCTAG
- the fliI gene encoding flagellar protein export ATPase FliI yields MHSLVKAIEAIDPLVVTGKVAGVSGLLIESRGGLSRLAVGARAEIGRRGMAPLPAEVVGFRDAKALLMPFGPVEGVAPGTDIRIIDQAAAVRPTTAWMGRIIDAFGTPIDGKGPLPTGPAAYPLRAPPPPAHSRGRVGERLDLGVRSMDVFTTTCRGQRLGIFAGSGVGKSVLLSMLARQATCDVVVVGLIGERGREVREFVEETLGEEGLRRAVVIVATSDEPALKRRQAAYMTMAVAEYMRDQDLEVLCLMDSVTRFAMAQREIGLAAGEPPTTKGYTPTVFTELPKLLERAGPGPVRPDGTTAAPITALFTVLVDGGDHDEPIADAVRGILDGHIVMDRKIAERGRFPAIDVLKSVSRTLPGCQTPPERELNRRARQCLSAYANMEELIRIGAYRTGADPIVDRAIALNPALEDFLGQDKDDHTSLSDSFTRLEAILNQGMIQ; encoded by the coding sequence GTGCACAGTCTGGTCAAGGCTATCGAGGCGATCGACCCCCTGGTGGTGACCGGCAAGGTCGCGGGGGTCAGCGGTCTGTTGATCGAATCCCGTGGCGGCCTGTCTCGCTTGGCCGTGGGTGCCCGCGCCGAGATCGGGCGGCGCGGCATGGCCCCCCTGCCCGCCGAGGTCGTAGGCTTTCGCGATGCCAAGGCCCTCTTGATGCCCTTCGGCCCGGTCGAGGGCGTGGCCCCCGGTACCGATATCCGCATTATCGACCAGGCCGCCGCCGTGCGGCCCACCACGGCCTGGATGGGCCGGATCATCGACGCCTTTGGCACCCCCATCGACGGCAAGGGCCCCCTGCCGACCGGCCCGGCCGCCTATCCCCTGCGCGCCCCGCCGCCCCCGGCCCATTCGCGCGGCCGGGTGGGTGAAAGGCTCGATCTGGGCGTCCGGTCCATGGACGTCTTCACCACCACCTGCCGGGGCCAGCGCCTGGGCATCTTCGCCGGATCGGGCGTCGGAAAATCGGTGCTGCTGTCCATGCTGGCGCGTCAGGCGACGTGCGACGTCGTCGTGGTCGGCCTGATCGGCGAACGGGGCCGGGAGGTGCGCGAATTCGTCGAGGAGACCCTGGGCGAAGAAGGTCTGCGCCGCGCCGTCGTCATCGTGGCCACCAGCGACGAACCGGCCCTGAAGCGTCGCCAGGCCGCCTATATGACCATGGCGGTCGCCGAATATATGCGGGACCAGGATCTGGAAGTCCTGTGCCTGATGGACTCGGTCACCCGCTTTGCCATGGCCCAGCGCGAGATCGGGCTGGCCGCAGGCGAGCCCCCGACCACCAAGGGATATACCCCCACCGTCTTCACCGAACTGCCCAAGCTGCTGGAACGGGCCGGGCCGGGGCCGGTGCGCCCCGACGGCACCACGGCCGCACCGATCACCGCCCTGTTCACCGTCCTGGTCGACGGCGGCGACCATGACGAGCCCATCGCCGATGCCGTGCGCGGTATCCTGGATGGCCACATCGTCATGGACCGCAAGATCGCCGAACGGGGACGCTTTCCCGCCATCGACGTGCTGAAGTCCGTCAGCCGTACCCTGCCCGGCTGTCAGACCCCGCCCGAGCGTGAACTGAACCGCCGCGCGCGCCAGTGCCTCAGCGCCTATGCCAATATGGAAGAGCTGATCCGCATCGGCGCTTACCGGACCGGCGCCGACCCGATCGTGGACCGCGCCATCGCCCTGAACCCCGCCCTCGAAGATTTCCTGGGCCAGGACAAGGACGATCACACGTCTCTTTCCGATTCCTTTACCCGCCTGGAAGCAATCCTGAACCAGGGCATGATCCAGTGA
- a CDS encoding MucR family transcriptional regulator has protein sequence MEDKSELLEMTADIVSAYVGNNSVSADALPGLIANIHAALSQVSTGAPEPEPEVKEPAVPIRKSIAADYLICLEDGRKFKSLKRHLRTKYNMSPEDYRAKWGLAKDYPMVAPNYAKARSDLAKQMGLGQGGRKPAATGRAKK, from the coding sequence ATGGAAGACAAGTCCGAACTGCTGGAAATGACCGCAGACATCGTTTCTGCCTATGTCGGCAACAACAGTGTCTCGGCCGATGCCCTGCCTGGGCTGATCGCCAATATTCACGCTGCCCTTTCGCAGGTTTCGACCGGCGCCCCCGAGCCGGAGCCCGAGGTCAAGGAACCTGCCGTGCCGATCCGCAAGTCGATTGCGGCTGACTATCTGATCTGTCTGGAAGACGGTCGCAAATTCAAGTCGCTGAAGCGGCATCTGCGTACCAAGTACAACATGAGCCCCGAGGACTATCGGGCCAAGTGGGGCCTGGCCAAGGACTATCCGATGGTCGCCCCCAACTATGCCAAGGCCCGGTCGGACCTGGCCAAGCAGATGGGTCTGGGTCAGGGCGGCCGCAAACCCGCCGCCACGGGCCGCGCCAAGAAGTAA
- the ctrA gene encoding response regulator transcription factor CtrA, which produces MRVLLIEDDHATAQSIELMLKSEGFNVYTTDLGEEGIDLGKIYDYDLILLDLNLPDMNGLEVLRQLRVGKVNTPVMILSGSSEIETKVKTFGGGADDYMTKPFHKDELIARTHAVVRRSKGHAQAIITTGEISVNLDGKTVEVNGHRVHLTGKEYQMLELLSLRKGTTLTKEMFLNHLYGGMDEPELKIIDVFICKLRKKLATAAGGKHYIETVWGRGYVLRDPSEGAAQSAAA; this is translated from the coding sequence ATGCGCGTTCTGTTGATTGAAGACGATCACGCGACCGCCCAGAGCATTGAGCTGATGCTCAAGTCCGAGGGCTTCAACGTCTATACGACGGACCTGGGCGAAGAAGGCATCGATCTGGGCAAGATCTATGACTACGACCTTATCCTGCTCGACCTGAACCTGCCCGACATGAACGGCCTGGAAGTCTTGCGCCAGCTGCGCGTCGGCAAGGTCAATACGCCGGTCATGATCCTGTCGGGATCCAGCGAGATCGAGACCAAGGTCAAGACCTTCGGCGGCGGTGCCGACGACTATATGACCAAGCCCTTCCACAAGGACGAGCTGATCGCGCGCACCCACGCCGTGGTCCGTCGCTCCAAGGGTCACGCCCAGGCCATCATCACCACCGGCGAGATCTCGGTGAACCTGGACGGCAAGACGGTCGAGGTGAACGGTCACCGTGTCCACCTGACCGGCAAGGAATATCAGATGCTGGAGCTGCTCTCGCTCCGCAAGGGCACGACCCTGACCAAGGAAATGTTCCTGAACCACCTGTACGGCGGCATGGACGAGCCCGAGCTGAAGATCATCGACGTCTTCATCTGCAAGCTGCGCAAGAAGCTGGCCACGGCCGCCGGCGGCAAACACTACATCGAGACCGTCTGGGGACGCGGCTATGTCCTGCGCGACCCGTCGGAAGGTGCCGCTCAGAGCGCCGCCGCCTAA
- a CDS encoding ABC transporter permease, translating into MTRALPPLLLTAVLLIVWEIACRALAVPSYFLPPPSAVAEALVERAPVLAASAAQTFRMAFQALLLAGSLGGGLAVLVSLSRRAERAVAPLAVTLQVTPVVAIAPLVLIWVGLDNADLAVVILAAAVAFFPLFSGVLTGLKSADPDLERLFDLYGATPLQRLWRLRIPSALPFVLEGLRVAVGLAVIGAVVAEFVSGSGATQGLAWRLLEAGNRLRTAELLAALVWLAVMGLALNAAVAAVEGWVRRRSGLGAR; encoded by the coding sequence ATGACCCGCGCCCTGCCCCCTCTCCTGCTCACCGCCGTGTTGCTGATCGTGTGGGAAATCGCCTGCCGCGCCCTGGCCGTGCCCTCCTATTTTCTGCCGCCGCCCAGCGCCGTCGCAGAGGCGCTGGTCGAGCGGGCACCCGTGCTGGCAGCGTCAGCGGCCCAGACCTTCCGCATGGCGTTCCAGGCTCTGCTGCTGGCCGGGTCTCTGGGGGGCGGCCTGGCCGTTCTGGTGTCGCTCAGCCGCCGGGCCGAGCGGGCCGTCGCCCCTTTGGCCGTCACGCTTCAGGTCACCCCCGTCGTTGCGATCGCTCCTCTGGTGCTGATCTGGGTCGGCCTGGACAATGCCGATCTGGCCGTCGTGATCCTGGCCGCCGCCGTCGCCTTCTTTCCCTTGTTCTCGGGGGTGCTGACCGGCCTGAAGTCGGCAGACCCGGATCTGGAGCGATTGTTCGACCTGTATGGAGCCACGCCCCTGCAACGACTGTGGCGGCTGCGGATCCCCTCAGCCTTGCCCTTCGTGCTGGAGGGACTGCGGGTGGCCGTTGGTCTGGCGGTCATCGGGGCGGTGGTGGCCGAGTTCGTTTCCGGTTCCGGTGCCACCCAGGGGCTCGCCTGGCGCCTGCTGGAAGCCGGCAACCGCCTGCGCACCGCAGAACTTCTGGCCGCCCTGGTCTGGCTGGCGGTCATGGGACTGGCGCTCAATGCCGCGGTGGCGGCGGTGGAGGGGTGGGTGCGCCGCCGTTCCGGTCTGGGCGCGCGTTAG
- a CDS encoding TonB-dependent receptor domain-containing protein, translated as MSFRSTSLAAVLMLGASALALSAKAQEATRVDDLVVTASGFEQRIEQAPASITLISGQEIRSQRAGSIAEILADIPGVDIGGAVGKTGGLNINIRGLGSDYTLILIDGRRQNTAGSVTPNGFGETSTSFLPPVSAIERIEVVRGPVSTLYGSDAIGGVVNIITKKVGETWQGTVAANATLQSDDEFGNLYGGDVYANGPLVSGLLGLAVRGSYLTREQSSLTFDTVAGTPAPVTGFGRSATESEIWTLGARLSFTPHADHDLWLDLDVARQWYDNANSQLGTSTTAGGYGDALEFNRDQAVLAHDWRLGFGELQNTLSWGRTETIGRIIPNGVPGAGGPRDLETESLILDTKFSSQFGNHTYTLGGQYWDATMTDGVAPAPFEFTQWALFAEDEWRLSDTLALTLGGRYDDHSTFGDHFSPRAYLVWNATPNWTIKGGVSQGFKTPRLEQLAPGINGFGQQGRLPLLGSPGLQPETSTATEVAFFYDNRDDFRASLTLFDNQFEDKIAAGPPLVNCAFGVSAADYAAGNYNQTGCTDVGFFPNAATFGQSVNIDEAVTRGVEVNARWAFADAWSVSGNYTYTDSEQKSGASAGLPLTDTPEHMVNAALNWQATDRLSAWVRGEYRSERYRGAGAARDALGDYKAYEVFHLGGAYDLTDRVTLNAVVYNVFDKDFVSLLPYGTPVLYAPEYTNNQEPRRLWVSVRMDF; from the coding sequence ATGTCGTTCCGCTCCACCTCCCTCGCCGCCGTCCTGATGCTCGGCGCGTCTGCTCTGGCCCTGTCGGCCAAGGCCCAGGAGGCGACCCGCGTCGACGATCTGGTGGTCACCGCCTCCGGTTTCGAACAGCGGATTGAACAGGCCCCGGCCTCGATCACCCTGATCTCGGGACAGGAGATCCGCAGCCAGCGCGCCGGATCGATCGCCGAAATCCTGGCCGATATCCCGGGCGTCGACATCGGTGGCGCGGTCGGCAAGACCGGCGGCCTGAACATCAACATCCGGGGCCTGGGGTCGGACTACACGCTGATCCTGATCGACGGCCGCCGCCAGAATACGGCCGGCAGCGTCACCCCGAACGGCTTTGGCGAGACCTCCACCAGCTTCCTGCCGCCCGTCTCGGCGATCGAGCGGATCGAGGTGGTGCGCGGGCCGGTCTCGACCCTATATGGGTCCGACGCCATCGGCGGCGTGGTGAACATCATCACCAAGAAGGTCGGCGAAACCTGGCAGGGCACGGTCGCAGCCAATGCCACCCTGCAGTCGGACGACGAGTTCGGGAATCTGTACGGCGGCGATGTCTATGCCAATGGGCCGCTGGTCTCGGGCCTGCTGGGTCTGGCGGTCAGGGGCAGCTATCTGACCCGCGAACAGTCCTCTTTGACGTTTGACACCGTCGCGGGCACCCCCGCCCCGGTCACCGGCTTTGGCCGCAGCGCGACCGAGAGCGAGATCTGGACCCTCGGCGCGCGCCTCAGCTTCACGCCCCACGCCGACCACGACCTGTGGCTGGACCTCGATGTGGCGCGCCAGTGGTACGACAACGCCAACAGCCAGCTGGGCACCTCGACCACGGCCGGTGGATACGGCGATGCGCTGGAGTTCAACCGCGACCAGGCGGTCCTGGCGCACGATTGGCGTCTGGGCTTCGGCGAGCTTCAGAACACCCTGTCCTGGGGCCGCACCGAGACGATCGGCCGGATCATTCCCAATGGTGTTCCAGGCGCCGGCGGTCCGCGCGATCTGGAGACCGAGAGTCTCATCCTGGACACCAAATTCTCGTCGCAGTTCGGCAACCACACCTATACCCTGGGCGGCCAGTACTGGGACGCCACCATGACCGACGGCGTGGCCCCGGCCCCGTTCGAGTTCACCCAGTGGGCCCTGTTTGCCGAGGACGAGTGGCGCCTGTCCGACACCCTGGCCCTGACGCTGGGCGGGCGATACGACGACCATTCCACCTTTGGCGATCACTTCAGTCCGCGCGCCTATCTGGTGTGGAACGCCACCCCCAACTGGACCATCAAGGGCGGCGTCAGCCAGGGGTTCAAGACCCCGCGTCTGGAACAGCTGGCCCCCGGCATCAACGGCTTCGGTCAGCAGGGGCGGCTGCCGCTGCTGGGTTCGCCCGGCCTGCAGCCCGAGACCAGCACCGCGACCGAGGTCGCCTTCTTCTATGACAATCGCGATGACTTCCGTGCCAGCCTGACCCTGTTCGACAATCAGTTCGAGGACAAGATCGCCGCCGGTCCTCCGCTGGTGAACTGTGCCTTCGGGGTGTCGGCGGCCGACTATGCGGCGGGCAACTACAACCAGACCGGATGCACCGACGTCGGCTTCTTCCCCAATGCCGCCACCTTCGGACAGAGCGTCAACATCGACGAGGCGGTCACGCGCGGGGTCGAGGTCAACGCCCGCTGGGCCTTTGCCGACGCCTGGTCCGTCAGCGGCAATTACACCTACACCGACAGCGAGCAGAAGTCGGGGGCCTCTGCCGGCCTGCCTCTGACGGACACGCCGGAGCACATGGTCAATGCGGCCCTGAACTGGCAGGCGACCGATCGGCTGTCGGCCTGGGTGCGGGGCGAATACCGGTCAGAACGCTATCGCGGCGCAGGCGCCGCTCGCGACGCCCTGGGCGACTACAAGGCCTATGAGGTCTTCCACCTGGGTGGGGCCTATGACCTGACGGACCGGGTCACGCTGAACGCCGTCGTCTACAATGTCTTCGACAAGGATTTCGTCAGCCTGCTGCCCTATGGCACCCCGGTCCTCTATGCGCCGGAATACACCAACAATCAGGAGCCGCGCCGTCTGTGGGTCTCTGTGCGGATGGACTTCTGA
- a CDS encoding DUF2336 domain-containing protein — translation MSEPAAISASPEPQPGLRARHALLKRLADVVSLPASRINAFERAVTGDLLVEMLRLAEPRERKRVAMRIAPLAELPNSLARMLLRDDPEIAGLLLDQCASLSDADLVACARDTTTQHRFLMASRRGLSEVVTETLIGFNEPEVIEAVLRNGSARLSQVGIESVVSLSRKSTHLCLWLLRRPELRPSGAYVMFWWCGAEDRRTILQRFAVSREAMQEVSEDVFPMMAAENWADPVARKALQFIERRQRNRAAITKSPFDSLEQAVATAARDGLNREVASEIAFLAGVKPLTGAKIMGDVGGEPLAILCKATGMGRGDLLALWRSMRRPETAADGSPHPDWERVQITYEMLAVDRAQTVLRYWNWSLSSALTPALMKAIRDGEDETADDYSAPERAAMMALAQDFGR, via the coding sequence ATGTCAGAGCCAGCGGCCATTTCCGCCTCGCCTGAGCCCCAGCCGGGGCTGAGGGCGCGCCATGCGCTGTTGAAGCGCCTGGCCGATGTCGTCTCCCTGCCTGCCAGCCGGATCAACGCCTTTGAACGGGCGGTCACCGGCGACCTGCTGGTCGAAATGCTGCGCCTGGCCGAGCCGCGCGAGCGCAAGCGGGTGGCGATGCGGATCGCCCCTCTTGCCGAACTGCCCAACAGCCTGGCGCGGATGCTGCTGAGGGATGATCCCGAGATCGCAGGCCTGTTGCTGGATCAGTGTGCGTCGCTGAGCGATGCCGACCTTGTGGCCTGCGCGCGTGACACGACGACCCAGCACCGGTTTCTGATGGCCAGTCGCCGCGGCCTGTCCGAGGTGGTGACCGAGACGCTGATCGGGTTCAACGAGCCGGAGGTGATCGAGGCGGTGCTGCGCAACGGCTCGGCCCGCCTGTCGCAGGTCGGGATCGAGTCGGTGGTCAGCCTGAGCCGAAAGTCGACCCACCTGTGCCTGTGGCTGTTGCGACGCCCGGAACTGCGCCCGTCCGGGGCCTATGTGATGTTCTGGTGGTGCGGGGCCGAAGACCGCCGCACGATCCTGCAGCGCTTTGCCGTATCGCGCGAGGCGATGCAGGAGGTGTCCGAAGACGTCTTTCCAATGATGGCGGCCGAGAACTGGGCCGATCCGGTGGCCCGAAAGGCCCTGCAGTTCATCGAGCGACGCCAGAGAAACCGCGCCGCCATCACCAAGAGTCCGTTCGACAGTCTGGAACAGGCGGTCGCGACCGCCGCCCGTGACGGCCTGAACCGCGAGGTGGCGTCCGAGATCGCCTTTCTGGCCGGTGTGAAGCCGCTGACGGGGGCCAAGATCATGGGCGATGTCGGCGGCGAACCTCTCGCCATCCTGTGCAAGGCCACGGGCATGGGACGCGGCGATCTGCTGGCCCTGTGGCGGTCGATGCGGCGGCCGGAGACGGCTGCAGACGGTTCGCCCCACCCGGACTGGGAGCGGGTCCAGATCACCTATGAAATGCTGGCGGTGGACCGGGCTCAGACGGTGCTGCGTTACTGGAACTGGTCCCTGTCATCGGCCCTCACACCGGCCCTGATGAAGGCCATCCGCGACGGCGAGGACGAAACCGCCGACGATTATTCGGCTCCGGAGCGCGCGGCCATGATGGCCTTGGCCCAAGACTTCGGTCGTTGA
- a CDS encoding DUF2336 domain-containing protein, translating to MSQPNAAPGSRLPDLIALAKNPSSENRRALLRELTDHFFGHTTQTPAEQGLYGVVLAELSADMEVAVRREMAARFAPIADAPAVLIRRLALDTAEVAEPVLRQSPVLTDDDLLGVVRTRGQDHMRAVSARASVSEAVSEAIVERGDDQTLNTLLRNDGARLSRAASEAVVERAKASPNLHAATVERASLPPDLLNDMYFVVEARLRQQILEQNARLDPALLESALAAGRAKVATQDGALPADYADCLAYVEELKAAGQLTPQMLARFLRSGGKTSFLIALAQLSDIDFHTASRIVERRELDALAVVCRAADLDRALFLTYAVVLLNDDGDAMGKAHAYARMYAELTREAALRTLRFWRMRRGAAAA from the coding sequence ATGAGTCAGCCGAACGCCGCGCCGGGCTCGCGTCTGCCCGACCTGATCGCCCTGGCCAAAAACCCGTCCAGCGAGAACCGGCGGGCCCTGCTGCGCGAACTGACCGATCACTTCTTCGGCCACACCACCCAGACCCCGGCCGAACAGGGTCTGTACGGCGTCGTCCTGGCCGAACTGTCGGCGGACATGGAGGTCGCGGTCCGCCGAGAAATGGCCGCCCGCTTTGCCCCTATCGCCGATGCCCCCGCCGTCCTCATCCGCCGCCTGGCCCTGGACACCGCCGAGGTCGCCGAGCCGGTGCTGCGCCAGTCCCCGGTTCTGACCGATGACGATCTGCTGGGCGTGGTCCGCACCCGCGGCCAGGATCACATGCGCGCCGTCTCGGCCCGTGCCTCGGTGTCCGAGGCAGTGTCCGAAGCCATCGTCGAACGGGGCGACGACCAGACCCTGAACACCCTGCTTCGCAACGATGGGGCCCGCCTGTCGCGCGCAGCCTCCGAGGCGGTGGTGGAACGCGCCAAGGCCAGCCCGAACCTGCACGCCGCCACGGTCGAGCGCGCCAGCCTGCCGCCCGATCTGCTCAACGACATGTATTTCGTGGTCGAGGCGCGGCTGCGCCAGCAGATCCTCGAACAGAACGCCCGCCTCGATCCCGCCTTGCTGGAAAGCGCCCTGGCGGCCGGCCGCGCCAAGGTCGCGACCCAGGACGGAGCCCTGCCCGCCGACTATGCCGACTGCCTGGCCTATGTCGAAGAGCTGAAGGCCGCAGGTCAGCTGACGCCCCAGATGCTGGCCCGCTTCCTGCGCTCGGGTGGCAAGACCTCCTTCCTGATCGCCCTGGCCCAGTTGTCGGACATCGATTTCCACACCGCCAGCCGGATCGTGGAGCGCCGCGAGCTGGACGCCCTGGCCGTGGTCTGCCGCGCCGCCGACCTGGATCGGGCGCTGTTCCTGACCTATGCGGTCGTGCTGCTCAACGACGACGGCGATGCCATGGGCAAGGCGCACGCCTATGCCCGCATGTATGCCGAACTGACCCGCGAGGCGGCCCTGCGCACCCTGCGCTTCTGGCGGATGCGACGCGGCGCGGCGGCGGCCTGA
- a CDS encoding flagellar export protein FliJ — translation MTAWAQSLIRISNYEVETLQKRLAEITARRASTEMRLAVLDAEVEIERERARADADAAMLLQSYLHGWKLRKGAAEADLTVLDHEEEGARDALTSAFEELKKFEHVAELTRLNAVIAAGKRETAAFDELGLRRRAG, via the coding sequence ATGACCGCCTGGGCACAATCGCTGATCCGCATCTCCAACTATGAGGTCGAAACGCTGCAGAAGCGTCTGGCCGAGATCACGGCACGCCGGGCCAGCACCGAGATGCGGCTGGCGGTGCTGGACGCCGAGGTCGAGATCGAGCGCGAACGCGCCCGCGCCGATGCCGACGCGGCCATGCTGCTGCAAAGCTATCTGCACGGCTGGAAGCTGCGCAAAGGCGCGGCCGAGGCCGATCTGACGGTTCTGGACCACGAAGAGGAAGGGGCGCGCGACGCCCTGACCAGCGCGTTCGAAGAGCTGAAGAAGTTCGAGCATGTCGCCGAACTGACCCGGTTGAACGCCGTCATTGCTGCCGGCAAGCGCGAGACCGCCGCCTTTGACGAACTGGGACTGCGGCGCCGCGCGGGCTGA
- the cysK gene encoding cysteine synthase A — MSIAAYDPSRHAKAGRGKVYDSIVDTIGDTPLVRLPRLSAELEPKATVLAKLEFFNPIASVKDRIGVAMVEALEQAGHIGPDTVLIEPTSGNTGIALAFVAAAKGYRLILVMPESMSIERRKMLALLGAELVLTPAEKGMKGAIAMAQELKERTPGAVSPSQFDNLANPAIHRVTTAEEIWADTAGAVDIVVAGVGTGGTITGVGQALKARKPSIRMIAVEPTDSPVLSGGEPGPHKIQGIGAGFVPSIVDRSVIDGVERVSNDDSFAMARRAARVEGIPVGISSGAALTAAFRLAALDENAGKTIVAIIPSFAERYLSTALFEGL, encoded by the coding sequence ATGTCCATTGCCGCCTATGATCCCTCGCGCCATGCCAAGGCGGGGCGGGGCAAGGTCTATGACTCCATCGTGGATACGATCGGGGACACGCCGCTGGTGCGCCTGCCGCGCCTGTCGGCCGAGCTGGAGCCGAAGGCGACGGTGCTGGCCAAGCTGGAGTTCTTCAACCCCATCGCCTCGGTCAAGGACCGGATCGGTGTGGCCATGGTCGAGGCGCTGGAACAGGCCGGTCACATCGGACCGGACACGGTGCTGATCGAGCCCACCAGCGGCAACACCGGCATTGCCCTGGCCTTTGTGGCGGCGGCCAAGGGGTATCGGCTCATTCTGGTCATGCCGGAATCCATGTCGATCGAGCGGCGCAAGATGCTGGCCCTGCTGGGGGCGGAACTGGTGCTGACGCCGGCCGAAAAGGGCATGAAGGGCGCTATCGCCATGGCCCAGGAACTGAAGGAGCGCACGCCGGGAGCGGTCAGTCCCTCGCAGTTCGACAACCTGGCCAATCCGGCCATTCACCGGGTGACCACGGCCGAGGAAATCTGGGCCGACACGGCCGGGGCCGTGGACATCGTCGTGGCCGGCGTCGGCACCGGCGGCACCATCACGGGCGTGGGTCAGGCGCTGAAGGCCCGCAAACCGTCCATCCGGATGATCGCCGTGGAACCGACGGACAGCCCGGTCCTGTCGGGCGGAGAGCCCGGGCCGCACAAGATCCAGGGGATCGGCGCGGGCTTTGTGCCTTCCATCGTGGACCGCTCGGTGATCGATGGCGTGGAGCGGGTCTCGAACGACGACAGCTTCGCCATGGCGCGGCGCGCGGCACGGGTGGAAGGCATCCCGGTGGGCATCAGTTCAGGGGCCGCCCTGACCGCCGCCTTCCGCCTGGCCGCCCTGGACGAGAATGCGGGAAAGACCATCGTGGCCATCATCCCGAGTTTCGCCGAACGCTATCTGTCGACGGCACTGTTCGAGGGACTGTGA